A single region of the Sandaracinaceae bacterium genome encodes:
- a CDS encoding alpha/beta hydrolase, protein MRPERVQNPPDEPCGEGKYELEMPPLPLVVPRHEKRLIAPLRKAAQTRDPDEILVRAVCVAYRAPPGDEDATRLAHATADLAVTGGAAAELFARGGTTWGDLASMAAARLPGVDAGDTRLRGHAAALLERAQRVSVLLRKSDADRKTYRLAFPELKGWIGVSGEDDAPHRPVNVPQSPFPTHYATVPVDGEPYRTRYVWSGPDDAPLIVLLHGHSSRVEEYDELVRALGELRHADGRRKWAIAVPDLPSCGYTTRVDPDEVEGNGKWPLLDFLERFIEAFVDTICAERGRPARLAAVAGGSLGGNLTLRLAEARVPWARSFAAWSAASVWTSMEGDLIKGCALRTTRERMTDDEVESSRHDYFQQVFVDAICGTGRPQPKMWYRDHWPCAARHTNRAIWDRREIYGPEFRRFHWQVAHEQLVFSHVQMTDGRAPWQRIRGPVFLAAGDQDNYMWTHIHDRTADLARHLEAAGVSGRCRLFEDTGHSIQDERPALLARELDAFLDEI, encoded by the coding sequence GTGCGCCCCGAGCGAGTGCAGAACCCGCCCGACGAGCCCTGCGGTGAGGGCAAGTACGAGCTCGAGATGCCGCCGCTGCCGCTCGTGGTGCCGCGGCACGAGAAGCGGCTGATCGCGCCGCTGCGCAAGGCGGCGCAGACCCGCGACCCGGACGAGATCCTCGTCCGCGCGGTGTGCGTCGCTTACCGCGCGCCGCCCGGGGACGAAGACGCGACGCGGCTCGCGCACGCCACCGCCGATCTCGCGGTCACGGGCGGGGCGGCGGCCGAGCTGTTCGCGCGCGGCGGGACGACCTGGGGAGATCTCGCGAGCATGGCCGCGGCGCGCCTGCCCGGGGTCGACGCGGGGGACACGCGCCTGCGCGGTCACGCGGCCGCCCTGCTCGAGCGCGCGCAGCGGGTGAGCGTGCTGCTGCGCAAGAGCGACGCGGATCGCAAGACGTATCGCCTCGCGTTCCCGGAGCTGAAGGGCTGGATCGGCGTCTCGGGGGAGGACGACGCGCCGCACCGACCGGTGAACGTGCCGCAGTCGCCCTTCCCCACCCACTACGCGACGGTCCCGGTCGATGGCGAGCCCTACCGCACCCGCTACGTCTGGAGCGGACCCGACGACGCGCCGCTGATCGTGCTGCTGCACGGGCACAGCTCGCGGGTGGAGGAGTACGACGAGCTGGTCCGCGCGCTCGGCGAGCTGCGTCACGCCGACGGCCGGCGGAAGTGGGCCATCGCGGTGCCGGATCTTCCGTCGTGTGGGTATACGACCCGCGTCGACCCCGACGAGGTCGAGGGGAACGGGAAGTGGCCGCTGCTCGACTTCCTCGAGCGCTTCATCGAGGCCTTCGTGGACACGATCTGCGCGGAGCGCGGGCGCCCGGCCCGGCTCGCCGCGGTCGCGGGCGGCAGCCTGGGTGGCAACCTCACGCTGCGGCTCGCCGAGGCGCGCGTCCCCTGGGCGCGGAGCTTCGCGGCCTGGAGCGCGGCGAGCGTGTGGACGTCGATGGAGGGCGACCTGATCAAGGGCTGCGCGCTCCGCACCACGCGCGAGCGCATGACCGACGACGAGGTGGAGTCGTCCCGGCACGACTACTTCCAGCAGGTGTTCGTCGACGCCATCTGCGGCACGGGCCGGCCCCAGCCGAAGATGTGGTATCGCGATCACTGGCCCTGCGCGGCCCGGCACACGAACCGCGCGATCTGGGATCGACGCGAGATCTACGGGCCCGAGTTCCGGCGCTTCCACTGGCAGGTCGCGCACGAGCAGCTCGTCTTCAGCCACGTGCAGATGACCGACGGGCGCGCCCCGTGGCAGCGCATCCGCGGGCCGGTCTTCCTCGCGGCCGGGGATCAGGACAACTACATGTGGACGCACATCCACGACCGCACGGCCGACCTGGCGCGCCACCTCGAGGCAGCCGGCGTGAGCGGGCGGTGCCGCCTCTTCGAGGACACGGGCCACTCCATCCAGGACGAGCGCCCGGCGCTCCTCGCCCGCGAGCTCGACGCCTTCCTGGACGAGATCTGA
- a CDS encoding lysylphosphatidylglycerol synthase transmembrane domain-containing protein, with product MVDEPQTEPSLARRILPKLLVSLVLGGLFAWVVQRGGVRIIPEAASFSSVRWWTVPAYLGTLLATHFFRATRWRYLIRPVKDDIPFWDGVLLNWIGFFAIFALPLRLGEMARPTLTKLRHGVSVSAGLGTVAVERVIDGLVTSLCVVWALVALPQLETQDEIARSLPYYGYLAVAVFCAAFIALALFLWQRVLAVRLVHGTVGRISKRLGELIATKVSSVADGVRSMADPKLASGFLFETLLYWGLNALGMWLLGWGAGLDMTFGHAVAVMGILAIGILLPAGPGLFGNFQLAISTALKLYFATSVVGAEGEAYIFLMFVAQALLITLAGLIPLNAMSFSIGDLLRAPPKDS from the coding sequence ATGGTCGATGAGCCCCAGACAGAGCCCTCGCTCGCCCGGCGCATCCTCCCGAAGCTGCTGGTCTCGCTGGTGCTCGGAGGCCTCTTCGCCTGGGTCGTGCAGCGCGGCGGGGTGCGGATCATCCCCGAGGCGGCGAGCTTCTCGTCCGTCCGCTGGTGGACCGTGCCCGCCTACCTCGGGACCTTGCTCGCCACGCACTTCTTCCGCGCGACGCGCTGGCGCTACCTCATCCGGCCGGTGAAAGACGACATCCCCTTCTGGGACGGCGTCCTGCTCAACTGGATCGGCTTCTTCGCGATCTTCGCCTTGCCGTTGCGGCTCGGCGAGATGGCGCGCCCGACCCTTACCAAGCTGCGCCACGGGGTCAGCGTCTCGGCCGGCCTCGGCACCGTCGCGGTCGAGCGCGTGATCGACGGGCTCGTGACCAGCCTCTGCGTGGTCTGGGCGCTCGTGGCGCTGCCGCAGCTCGAGACGCAGGACGAGATCGCGCGCAGCCTCCCGTACTACGGCTACCTGGCGGTCGCGGTGTTCTGCGCCGCGTTCATCGCGCTCGCGCTCTTCCTCTGGCAGCGGGTCCTCGCGGTGCGGCTCGTGCACGGCACCGTCGGGCGCATCTCGAAGCGCCTCGGCGAGCTGATCGCGACCAAGGTCTCGAGCGTCGCCGACGGCGTGCGCTCGATGGCGGACCCCAAGCTCGCGTCGGGCTTCCTCTTCGAGACGCTCCTCTACTGGGGCCTGAACGCGCTCGGCATGTGGCTGCTCGGCTGGGGCGCCGGCCTCGACATGACCTTCGGCCACGCGGTCGCGGTGATGGGCATCCTCGCGATCGGCATCTTGCTTCCCGCGGGGCCGGGCCTGTTCGGGAACTTCCAGCTCGCGATCTCGACCGCGCTGAAGCTTTACTTCGCGACCAGCGTGGTGGGCGCCGAGGGCGAGGCCTACATCTTCCTGATGTTCGTCGCGCAGGCGCTCTTGATCACCCTGGCCGGGCTGATCCCGCTCAACGCGATGAGCTTCTCGATCGGGGATCTGCTCCGCGCGCCCCCGAAGGACTCCTGA
- a CDS encoding CCA tRNA nucleotidyltransferase, whose amino-acid sequence MLHRLRDGAIPREVLAVCRRLEEAGHRAWVVGGCIRDLLMGRAVNDWDLATSALPGEVQRTFSRTIPTGIEHGTVTVLWKGEAYEVTTLRGEGEYTDGRRPDSVEFVHRIEDDLERRDFTVNAIAYDPLTDELVDPWGGLPDLEAKVIRAVRDPKLRFGEDGLRVLRAARFCGTLGFALEPETEAAIPGSLETFRKVSPERVHEEWKKALKKSDAPSAAFEVMRRTGILDVTCPDMAALDGDAWARTMARLDAAPADVELRLAALWVDVHAAPARVDAWLREIRASNQERKRVVHLASHAAVPSADALDAPQLRRWLRDVGREHVNDVLALGRADGLDVDALAARAEEELAAGVPLLPKELPIGGGDVMKALDVEPSRAVGDVLEHLLERVLDDPSLAERERLLALLPEAYRQVTQP is encoded by the coding sequence GTGCTTCACCGCCTCAGAGACGGAGCGATCCCGCGGGAGGTCCTGGCCGTCTGTCGACGGCTCGAGGAGGCGGGCCACCGCGCCTGGGTGGTCGGCGGCTGCATCCGCGATCTGCTGATGGGCCGCGCGGTCAACGACTGGGACCTCGCGACCAGCGCGCTGCCGGGCGAGGTGCAGCGGACCTTCTCGCGCACCATCCCGACCGGGATCGAGCACGGCACCGTCACGGTCCTGTGGAAGGGCGAGGCGTACGAGGTCACCACCCTGCGCGGCGAGGGCGAGTACACCGACGGGCGCCGCCCCGACTCGGTGGAGTTCGTGCACCGGATCGAGGACGACCTCGAGCGGCGCGACTTCACCGTCAACGCCATCGCCTACGATCCGCTCACCGACGAGCTCGTCGATCCCTGGGGAGGCCTGCCCGATCTGGAGGCCAAGGTGATCCGCGCGGTGCGCGACCCGAAGCTCCGCTTCGGCGAGGACGGCCTCCGCGTGCTCCGCGCCGCGCGCTTCTGCGGCACGCTCGGCTTCGCCCTCGAGCCGGAGACGGAGGCCGCGATCCCGGGCAGCCTGGAGACCTTCCGCAAGGTCAGCCCCGAGCGCGTCCACGAGGAGTGGAAGAAGGCGCTGAAGAAGAGCGACGCGCCCTCGGCCGCGTTCGAGGTCATGCGGCGCACGGGGATCCTCGACGTCACGTGCCCGGACATGGCCGCGCTCGACGGCGACGCGTGGGCGCGCACCATGGCGCGGCTCGACGCGGCGCCGGCGGACGTGGAGCTGCGCCTCGCCGCCCTCTGGGTGGACGTGCACGCGGCGCCGGCGCGCGTGGACGCGTGGCTGCGCGAGATCCGCGCCTCGAACCAGGAGCGCAAGCGGGTCGTGCACCTCGCCAGCCACGCCGCGGTGCCGTCGGCCGACGCGCTCGACGCGCCCCAGCTCCGGCGCTGGCTCCGCGACGTGGGCCGGGAGCACGTGAACGACGTGCTCGCCCTCGGCCGCGCGGACGGCCTCGACGTCGACGCGCTCGCGGCGCGCGCGGAGGAGGAGCTCGCGGCGGGCGTCCCGCTGCTGCCCAAGGAGCTGCCCATCGGCGGCGGCGACGTGATGAAGGCGCTCGACGTCGAACCGAGCCGGGCCGTCGGCGACGTGCTCGAGCACCTCCTGGAGCGGGTGCTCGACGACCCCAGCCTGGCCGAGCGAGAGCGCCTCCTCGCGCTCCTCCCCGAGGCCTACCGACAGGTCACGCAGCCATGA
- a CDS encoding tetratricopeptide repeat protein: MSTELGGEATQISTSMPLPRAPLIGRERELGELEAAWQAVLSERSPRMVTILGGAGMGKGRLVSELLERCQGEPGARTYRGVAHQGGPTHGVIQKILRARFELPDHEDEEAAREQLREQVTALLDDRRVTEFLHFLGAYLDVTFPESPFTKALEADEEQLGRISRAVLRRFLEADAAAGPMVLTFEQLHGAHDETLDLVRYLAESVTDAPILFVVSARPELLTRRPDWTEGPRQTRLELAPLGAEDAGALVRALISPVASPPSELVEAAVDMAGGSPYLLEQMVRTFLSSRTLVPQEDGSWRVDLARLDDAQLPLSVDDAIAARIASMGPSERELLEKAAAMGGVFWLGALVSLGRLSREAPEMWGGAEDLAAHYRDLLKQLEDRDYVMRFDDSSIPGEEEYAFKHNLERDALHRLISASDAKRYHRCVAEWLELRLPDRGEEANELLGSHYERGGAAQQAAYYYLAAGDRARERYANAKAADYYERGLSLLGDVDVVRQLDAHHHHGDVLQLVGRNEQALVAFRKMLALAYRLDSKSKGGAAHNRIGRVFRAIGQLEEAMRNLGTGHALFDAAGDLRGVASSLDDVGKVHWMRGAYEAAERFMRRSLDLRREVHDRRSIALSLNNLGLVYQDSGRFDAALEAFQEALQIRREIGDAPGMAQTLNNLGTIHQDNDEHGKASARWNEALEYARRVGDRMREAVILTNLGESSYRQGKPEEAISVLQEAERISATLGDRILEAEILRGLAKSHMFLQDHPAAHAYVTRSVALFEQARSKPFLGVALRTLAEIEAARGEEGHLDADKAYRQSMALFEELGNEVELAKTCERFAAFLERTAPNDAEKAAEARELKDRALETHGKQLASETYALPPLEGESTSPGTPR; the protein is encoded by the coding sequence ATGAGCACGGAGCTGGGGGGCGAAGCCACACAGATCTCGACGTCGATGCCGCTGCCGCGCGCGCCCCTCATCGGGCGTGAGCGGGAGCTCGGCGAGCTCGAGGCGGCGTGGCAGGCGGTGCTGAGCGAGCGCTCGCCGCGGATGGTCACGATCCTGGGCGGCGCGGGCATGGGCAAAGGTCGGCTCGTGTCCGAGCTGCTCGAGCGGTGCCAGGGCGAGCCAGGCGCGCGCACCTACCGCGGCGTCGCCCACCAGGGCGGGCCCACGCACGGCGTGATCCAGAAGATCCTGCGGGCGCGCTTCGAGCTGCCCGATCACGAGGACGAGGAGGCCGCGCGCGAGCAGCTGCGCGAGCAGGTCACCGCGCTCCTCGACGATCGCCGGGTGACCGAGTTCCTCCACTTCCTCGGCGCCTACCTCGACGTGACCTTCCCCGAGTCGCCCTTCACCAAGGCGCTCGAGGCGGACGAAGAGCAGCTCGGGCGGATCTCGCGCGCGGTCCTGCGGCGCTTCCTCGAGGCGGACGCGGCCGCGGGGCCGATGGTCCTGACCTTCGAGCAGCTCCACGGCGCCCACGACGAGACCCTCGATCTCGTCCGCTACCTCGCCGAGAGCGTCACCGACGCGCCCATCCTCTTCGTGGTCAGCGCGCGCCCCGAGCTGCTGACGCGGCGGCCCGACTGGACGGAGGGCCCGCGCCAGACGCGGCTGGAGCTCGCGCCGCTCGGCGCGGAGGACGCGGGCGCGCTCGTCCGCGCGCTCATCTCGCCGGTGGCGAGCCCGCCCTCCGAGCTGGTCGAGGCGGCGGTGGACATGGCGGGCGGCTCGCCCTACCTGCTCGAGCAGATGGTGCGAACGTTCTTGTCGAGTCGCACCCTCGTCCCGCAGGAGGACGGCTCGTGGAGGGTCGACCTCGCGCGGCTGGACGACGCGCAGCTGCCGCTCTCGGTGGACGACGCGATCGCGGCGCGCATCGCGTCCATGGGTCCCTCGGAGCGCGAGCTGCTCGAGAAGGCGGCCGCGATGGGCGGCGTGTTCTGGCTGGGCGCGCTCGTCTCGCTCGGGCGCCTGTCCCGTGAGGCGCCCGAGATGTGGGGCGGGGCCGAGGACCTGGCCGCGCACTACCGAGATCTGCTCAAGCAGCTCGAGGATCGCGACTACGTGATGCGCTTCGACGACTCCTCGATCCCGGGTGAGGAGGAGTACGCGTTCAAGCACAACCTCGAGCGCGACGCGCTGCACCGGCTCATCAGCGCGAGCGACGCCAAGCGCTACCACCGCTGCGTCGCGGAGTGGCTCGAGCTGCGCCTGCCCGATCGCGGCGAGGAGGCGAACGAGCTGCTCGGGAGCCACTACGAGCGCGGCGGCGCGGCCCAGCAGGCGGCGTACTACTACCTCGCGGCGGGGGACCGCGCGCGCGAGCGCTACGCCAACGCGAAGGCCGCGGACTACTACGAGCGCGGCCTCTCGCTCCTCGGCGACGTCGACGTGGTCCGCCAGCTCGACGCGCACCACCACCACGGCGACGTGCTGCAGCTCGTCGGCCGCAACGAGCAGGCGCTCGTCGCCTTCCGCAAGATGCTCGCGCTCGCCTATCGCCTCGACAGCAAGTCGAAGGGGGGCGCGGCCCACAACCGCATCGGCCGCGTCTTCCGCGCCATCGGGCAGCTCGAGGAGGCGATGCGCAACCTGGGGACCGGCCACGCGCTCTTCGACGCCGCCGGCGACCTCCGCGGCGTCGCCTCGAGCCTGGACGACGTGGGCAAGGTCCACTGGATGCGCGGCGCCTACGAGGCGGCCGAGCGCTTCATGCGGCGCAGCCTCGACCTGCGACGCGAGGTGCACGACCGCCGCTCGATCGCGCTGAGCCTCAACAACCTCGGGCTCGTCTACCAGGACAGCGGCCGCTTCGACGCCGCGCTCGAGGCGTTCCAGGAGGCGCTCCAGATCCGTCGGGAGATCGGCGACGCGCCCGGCATGGCCCAGACCCTCAACAACCTGGGCACCATCCACCAGGACAACGACGAGCACGGCAAGGCGAGCGCGCGCTGGAACGAGGCGCTCGAGTACGCGCGCCGGGTCGGCGACCGGATGCGCGAGGCGGTGATCCTCACCAACCTCGGCGAGTCGAGCTACCGGCAGGGCAAGCCCGAGGAGGCCATCTCGGTGCTGCAGGAGGCGGAGCGCATCAGCGCCACGCTCGGCGACCGGATCCTCGAGGCGGAGATCCTCCGCGGGCTGGCCAAGAGCCACATGTTCCTGCAGGACCACCCGGCGGCGCACGCCTACGTCACGCGCTCGGTCGCGCTCTTCGAGCAGGCCCGCAGCAAGCCCTTCCTCGGGGTCGCGCTCCGGACCCTGGCCGAGATCGAGGCGGCGCGCGGAGAGGAGGGCCACCTCGACGCGGACAAGGCGTACCGACAGTCGATGGCGCTCTTCGAGGAGCTCGGCAACGAGGTGGAGCTGGCCAAGACGTGCGAGCGCTTCGCGGCGTTCCTCGAGCGCACCGCGCCGAACGACGCCGAGAAGGCGGCCGAGGCGCGCGAGCTGAAGGACCGCGCGCTCGAGACGCACGGCAAGCAGCTCGCGTCGGAGACCTACGCGCTGCCGCCGCTCGAGGGCGAGAGCACCTCGCCCGGCACGCCGCGCTGA
- a CDS encoding CpsB/CapC family capsule biosynthesis tyrosine phosphatase, whose amino-acid sequence MSEGYVDLHCHYLPGIDDGVRTLDEGIRVLAGLHGLGYAKVIATPHIRTAMFDNRKPGLERAYAEARGILDGVPDLPETGLAAEHYCDDVFWQLFQDGEALPYPGGKAALVEFHYEVWPQRVEEVFFEMQVKGVRPVLAHPERYAALGRKTDPLDPLLDVGCVALLDLMSLVGRYGRRAQKAAERMLDEGVYYAACSDTHRPEDVPRVGEAIERLKDLVGEEETEELLSENPRRVLAGEVIL is encoded by the coding sequence ATGAGCGAAGGCTACGTCGACCTGCACTGCCACTACCTCCCGGGCATCGACGATGGGGTGCGCACCCTCGACGAAGGCATCCGGGTGCTCGCCGGGCTGCACGGGCTCGGCTACGCGAAGGTCATCGCCACGCCGCACATCCGCACGGCGATGTTCGACAACCGCAAGCCAGGGCTCGAGCGCGCCTACGCCGAGGCCCGCGGCATCCTCGACGGCGTGCCCGACCTGCCCGAGACGGGGCTCGCGGCCGAGCACTACTGCGACGACGTCTTCTGGCAGCTCTTCCAGGATGGCGAGGCGCTCCCGTACCCGGGGGGCAAGGCCGCGCTGGTCGAGTTCCACTACGAGGTCTGGCCGCAGCGGGTCGAGGAGGTCTTCTTCGAGATGCAGGTCAAGGGCGTCCGGCCCGTGCTGGCGCACCCGGAGCGCTACGCGGCGCTCGGCCGCAAGACCGACCCGCTCGACCCGCTCCTCGACGTGGGCTGCGTGGCCTTGCTCGACCTGATGAGCCTCGTCGGCCGCTACGGGCGCCGCGCGCAGAAGGCGGCCGAGCGCATGCTGGACGAGGGCGTGTACTACGCGGCCTGCAGCGACACGCACCGCCCGGAGGACGTGCCGCGGGTCGGCGAGGCCATCGAGCGGCTGAAGGATCTCGTCGGCGAGGAGGAGACCGAGGAGCTGCTCTCGGAGAACCCTCGCCGCGTCCTCGCGGGCGAGGTCATCCTCTGA
- a CDS encoding cation diffusion facilitator family transporter, whose amino-acid sequence MGHGHAHDHHGHGHHGHAHGHAHDHGQAAPRRALLGALALTATFMFVEVGVGLWSGSLALLADAGHMLNDAAALGLSLFVTWIAARPRTVKHTFGYRRAEVMGAFVNAVALGVAGVLIVVEGVERIGAPTEVRGIGMLIAAAIGLLVNLASAWILTRHGGDSINVRAALFHVLSDALGSVAAVIAGALILAFGWTIADPIASLLIAIFILAGAYRLLRDTTHVLMEGAPRGVDVEDLEATILGTEGVDEVHDLHVWSLVPGEILLSAHVILRAGAHGTDVAKLVGLRLALHGVHHATIQPEAPGPGLVEIRRKRAQG is encoded by the coding sequence ATGGGACACGGTCACGCGCACGACCATCACGGCCACGGGCATCATGGACATGCTCACGGCCACGCGCACGATCACGGGCAGGCGGCGCCCCGTCGCGCGCTGCTCGGGGCGCTCGCGCTCACCGCGACGTTCATGTTCGTCGAGGTCGGGGTCGGCCTCTGGTCGGGCAGCCTCGCCCTCCTCGCGGACGCGGGGCACATGCTCAACGACGCGGCCGCGCTCGGGCTGTCGCTCTTCGTCACCTGGATCGCCGCCCGGCCGCGCACCGTCAAGCACACCTTCGGCTACCGGCGCGCCGAGGTGATGGGCGCCTTCGTCAACGCGGTCGCGCTCGGCGTGGCGGGGGTCCTGATCGTCGTCGAGGGCGTGGAGCGGATCGGGGCGCCGACCGAGGTGCGCGGCATCGGCATGCTGATCGCCGCCGCCATCGGCCTCCTCGTCAACCTCGCGAGCGCCTGGATCCTCACCCGCCACGGCGGCGACTCCATCAACGTGCGCGCGGCGCTCTTTCACGTGCTCAGCGACGCGCTCGGCTCCGTCGCCGCGGTGATCGCGGGCGCGCTCATCCTCGCCTTCGGCTGGACCATCGCCGATCCCATCGCCTCGCTCCTCATCGCGATCTTCATCCTCGCCGGGGCGTATCGGCTCCTGCGGGACACCACCCACGTCTTGATGGAGGGCGCGCCGCGCGGGGTCGACGTGGAGGACCTCGAGGCGACGATCCTCGGGACCGAGGGCGTCGACGAGGTGCACGACCTGCACGTCTGGTCGCTCGTCCCGGGAGAGATCCTCCTCAGCGCCCACGTGATCCTGCGCGCGGGCGCCCACGGGACGGACGTGGCCAAGCTCGTCGGCCTGCGGCTCGCGCTGCACGGCGTGCACCACGCGACCATCCAGCCCGAGGCGCCCGGGCCCGGCCTGGTGGAGATCCGCCGCAAGCGGGCTCAGGGCTGA